In Candidatus Nitronauta litoralis, one DNA window encodes the following:
- a CDS encoding tetratricopeptide repeat protein produces the protein MRVIQTCMVLSFTIFVLALSATFSFADEPGDAGTQCSQGHTLSCITLGIEAEKQKDQDTALAYYRMACKGHPTTNLRACTPLLALSRAMRVLNKEAEFLEDRCEKEGSDVCFYLGKEYYRIKEFKRAVKHLEPLCKESFQPADKRDIGPCFHLARSFHSMNDYRNARKYYRLDCGDKIERVHPSCENLRNINLIFALTPERVGPKPFLVNTSELLFLVLCGLPGIGVLIWFFGRPGGLWFLKWGGPLAFIGSSITWGFFVERPDVIVGDQILLVLVLTTMTGLTFFSWQAQPETMKKVESSPSS, from the coding sequence GTGAGAGTAATTCAAACTTGTATGGTTTTGTCTTTCACGATTTTTGTGCTGGCGTTGAGTGCCACGTTCTCTTTTGCAGATGAACCCGGAGATGCCGGGACGCAATGCAGTCAGGGGCATACCCTTTCCTGTATTACTCTTGGAATAGAAGCAGAAAAGCAAAAAGATCAGGACACCGCTCTTGCTTATTACCGGATGGCCTGCAAGGGCCACCCGACGACAAACCTCAGAGCCTGCACTCCACTACTGGCGTTGTCACGTGCCATGCGGGTCCTTAATAAGGAAGCAGAATTCCTGGAAGACCGTTGCGAAAAGGAAGGTTCGGATGTCTGTTTTTACCTTGGCAAAGAATATTACAGGATCAAGGAATTCAAGCGGGCTGTGAAGCACCTTGAGCCTCTATGCAAAGAAAGCTTTCAGCCAGCAGACAAACGTGACATCGGTCCCTGTTTTCACCTGGCGAGGAGTTTTCATTCCATGAATGATTACCGCAATGCACGGAAGTATTACCGGTTGGATTGCGGAGACAAAATCGAACGTGTGCACCCGAGCTGCGAGAATCTTAGAAATATCAATTTAATCTTTGCCCTCACACCTGAACGAGTAGGACCAAAGCCATTCCTTGTGAATACCAGTGAGCTTCTTTTTTTAGTCCTGTGTGGGCTACCAGGAATCGGTGTGCTGATCTGGTTTTTTGGGCGGCCTGGCGGACTCTGGTTTTTAAAATGGGGAGGACCCCTGGCTTTCATTGGATCCAGTATTACCTGGGGATTTTTTGTGGAGCGCCCGGATGTTATTGTCGGCGACCAGATCCTTCTCGTCCTGGTCCTGACTACGATGACAGGGCTCACTTTTTTTTCCTGGCAGGCACAACCAGAAACCATGAAAAAAGTTGAATCCTCTCCTTCCAGTTAG
- a CDS encoding GTP-binding protein — translation MGNRQYKSGELPVTLLAGCLGAGKTTLLNHILTQNHGKRIAVVENEFGEIPVDHELIIGVDDDIFEMSNGCICCSVRTDLLETLGRLLKKEDRFDYILIEATGLASPGPIAQAFLVDEEMPQELKLDGVVTLVDALHIQTQLEDMEVAWEQIAFSSVLVLNKVSLVPPRTLQEVEQKIRSINPEAAIHKVNHAEVPLDQLLNLGGFELTESMSLAKPDGERLVCGEGDGQAVTSVSLEIPGKLDENRFQIWLQMLLIVEGMDVYRAKGILDLPESDSPALFQSVYQMYESRPGSGWKGKEPMNRVVFIGRHLDADRLSAGFQTCLL, via the coding sequence ATGGGAAACAGACAATACAAGTCGGGTGAGTTACCAGTTACTCTTTTAGCAGGTTGCCTCGGAGCGGGGAAAACCACTCTGCTCAATCATATATTGACTCAGAACCATGGCAAGCGCATTGCCGTTGTTGAAAATGAATTTGGTGAGATACCGGTTGATCACGAACTGATTATTGGTGTCGACGATGATATTTTTGAAATGAGCAACGGCTGTATTTGCTGTTCCGTTCGAACCGATCTATTGGAAACCCTGGGCCGTCTTTTAAAAAAAGAAGACAGGTTCGATTACATATTAATTGAGGCCACAGGACTTGCTTCTCCCGGGCCCATTGCGCAGGCGTTTCTGGTGGATGAAGAAATGCCGCAGGAGTTGAAACTGGACGGTGTTGTCACTCTGGTGGATGCCCTGCATATCCAAACCCAATTGGAGGATATGGAAGTCGCTTGGGAGCAGATCGCTTTTTCCAGTGTTCTTGTGTTGAATAAGGTAAGTCTTGTGCCACCCCGAACCCTCCAGGAAGTTGAGCAAAAAATACGATCAATCAATCCGGAAGCTGCGATCCATAAAGTGAATCACGCCGAGGTGCCTCTGGATCAACTGCTCAACCTGGGTGGTTTTGAACTCACAGAAAGCATGTCCTTGGCCAAACCTGATGGTGAGCGTCTTGTCTGCGGAGAAGGGGATGGGCAGGCGGTGACTTCTGTCAGTCTGGAAATTCCCGGAAAGCTGGACGAGAACCGGTTCCAGATCTGGCTACAAATGCTGCTTATCGTTGAGGGAATGGACGTTTACCGTGCCAAGGGAATATTGGATTTACCTGAAAGCGATAGTCCTGCACTGTTTCAAAGTGTTTATCAAATGTACGAAAGCAGACCAGGTTCGGGCTGGAAAGGCAAAGAGCCGATGAATCGCGTTGTATTTATCGGGCGTCATCTGGATGCAGACAGGCTTTCAGCAGGTTTCCAGACTTGCCTTTTATAG
- a CDS encoding type II toxin-antitoxin system prevent-host-death family antitoxin, producing MEWILADAKNRFSELVNKAMTEGPQLVSLEDARVVVISENEYQNLTSQKPNFIEFLLGCEVDLNGVDIEREKSPSRNIDL from the coding sequence ATGGAATGGATACTGGCGGATGCCAAAAACCGCTTCAGTGAATTAGTTAACAAAGCCATGACTGAAGGCCCACAACTTGTATCCCTAGAGGATGCCCGGGTCGTTGTGATTTCGGAAAATGAATACCAAAACCTGACGAGCCAAAAACCTAATTTCATCGAGTTCCTACTCGGTTGCGAGGTGGACCTAAATGGAGTGGATATTGAACGCGAAAAATCTCCGTCTCGAAACATAGACCTATGA
- a CDS encoding type II toxin-antitoxin system VapC family toxin, protein MKVLLDTCVVSELWRKGGSETVRNHIAALKPNDTYLSVLTIGEITKGIHLLKESKKKRDLQNKLTLLETEYSNNILKVDFETMKIWGEILVASQRKGTSTPVSDSLIAATALQNGLHIMTRSISGFENTGTLLINPWE, encoded by the coding sequence ATGAAGGTCTTGCTCGATACCTGCGTTGTTTCAGAATTATGGCGCAAAGGTGGTTCTGAAACGGTACGCAATCACATTGCTGCACTAAAACCTAACGACACCTATTTATCAGTTTTAACAATTGGCGAAATCACCAAAGGAATTCATCTGCTAAAAGAAAGTAAGAAAAAACGAGACCTGCAAAACAAGCTCACGTTACTTGAAACTGAATATTCGAATAATATTTTGAAGGTTGATTTCGAAACTATGAAGATCTGGGGAGAGATTCTCGTCGCTTCGCAGAGGAAAGGCACATCGACACCCGTTAGTGACAGCCTCATTGCCGCAACCGCTTTGCAAAACGGCCTGCACATCATGACGCGCAGCATTTCAGGATTTGAAAATACAGGTACTTTGTTAATTAATCCTTGGGAATAA
- a CDS encoding transporter substrate-binding protein has product MPLLAHYSKSLSQYKYYFSGKISISLLFISVSCTELGKDSAPIKVGLLFSRTGTMAFSEEPVLEATLIALEESGNILYTGSVPNQQII; this is encoded by the coding sequence ATTCCCCTTTTGGCCCATTATTCAAAAAGTCTTTCTCAATACAAATATTATTTTTCCGGGAAAATAAGTATCTCCTTACTTTTTATCTCAGTGTCCTGCACCGAGTTGGGAAAGGATTCTGCCCCCATCAAGGTGGGTTTACTTTTCTCTCGAACAGGAACCATGGCTTTCAGTGAGGAACCCGTCCTGGAAGCAACTTTAATAGCACTGGAAGAATCGGGCAATATCCTCTACACCGGATCCGTTCCGAACCAACAAATTATCTGA
- a CDS encoding zinc ABC transporter solute-binding protein: MKSTYFTKSISALIVLFWVFIPVSVVFAKGDPIRVSVSILPQKYFVEKIGGQRVTVEALVRPGQKPDTLDLSPRQVAHLGDSRVFFLVGVPFENQWIPKIQGTHPDLKLVPLYQEHRVAKRTGREEGEHSHAENPHRWLNPLWVKSAANIILKTLVEEDPSSASYFRRNHRKFIKELVGLNKEIKVMLKPVKDRAFLTYHPAWNHFANSYGLKEIPIEMEGREPGPRALSKVVQLGRDHNVKVIFIQKQFSKDIVASVARTLGAKVVSVDPLAENYTTNMRQVAQAFVEAMQE; encoded by the coding sequence ATGAAAAGCACGTATTTTACCAAGTCCATAAGCGCGTTGATCGTTTTATTCTGGGTCTTTATCCCGGTTTCGGTGGTGTTTGCCAAGGGTGACCCGATTCGTGTGTCGGTCAGCATCCTGCCGCAGAAATATTTTGTTGAAAAGATCGGTGGTCAGCGGGTGACGGTTGAAGCTCTGGTGCGGCCAGGCCAGAAACCAGACACGCTCGATCTATCTCCGCGGCAAGTGGCGCATCTCGGTGACTCCCGCGTGTTTTTTCTGGTGGGTGTTCCATTTGAGAATCAATGGATCCCAAAAATCCAGGGTACACACCCTGACCTAAAGCTGGTGCCCCTTTATCAAGAGCACCGTGTTGCCAAGCGGACAGGCCGGGAAGAGGGTGAGCATTCGCATGCTGAAAACCCGCATCGGTGGCTCAATCCTCTCTGGGTAAAATCCGCAGCGAATATAATTTTAAAGACTCTGGTGGAAGAAGACCCGTCGTCAGCTTCTTATTTCAGAAGGAATCATCGCAAGTTCATAAAAGAGCTGGTCGGGCTGAATAAGGAAATCAAGGTGATGCTAAAGCCGGTGAAAGACAGGGCGTTTTTGACTTACCATCCCGCCTGGAATCATTTTGCAAATAGTTATGGCCTTAAAGAAATTCCAATCGAGATGGAAGGCCGAGAGCCGGGGCCTCGTGCCCTGAGCAAGGTGGTTCAATTGGGTCGCGACCACAATGTGAAAGTTATTTTTATTCAGAAACAATTTTCAAAAGATATTGTGGCCTCCGTGGCGCGTACTTTGGGTGCGAAGGTGGTCTCTGTGGACCCACTCGCGGAAAACTACACGACCAATATGCGGCAGGTGGCGCAGGCGTTTGTTGAGGCAATGCAGGAATGA
- a CDS encoding metal ABC transporter permease: protein MEFFDALSEYAFMRYALIGGLLSSIACGIVGTFVVVKRISYLAGGIAHSIIGGVGFAYFLEFSPVIGALGAAVGFSLLLGIVSLRLKEYEDTVISALWSLGMAVGILFLSKTPGYNMDLMHFLFGSILVIGNSDLMLIMGLDLLVIVVVLMFYKQFVAVSFDEEFARLRGVNVERFYLLFLILVGLTVVLFIKIVGVILVIALLTLPAAISGHYVRSMNKMMVIAVICGMVFTSSGLYASYTYDLPTGSMIVVIAGITYFLSLAGCALMRRTPLR, encoded by the coding sequence ATGGAGTTTTTTGACGCGCTTTCTGAATACGCGTTTATGCGTTATGCTCTGATTGGAGGGCTGCTGTCCAGCATCGCCTGCGGCATCGTCGGAACCTTTGTTGTCGTAAAGCGAATCAGCTACCTCGCCGGGGGAATTGCGCATTCAATTATCGGCGGGGTGGGGTTCGCTTATTTTCTGGAGTTCTCTCCAGTCATAGGGGCTTTGGGTGCTGCGGTCGGGTTTTCACTTTTACTGGGTATTGTCAGCCTGCGCCTCAAGGAATACGAAGACACGGTCATCAGTGCACTCTGGTCGCTTGGGATGGCCGTGGGTATTTTGTTCCTTTCCAAAACACCCGGCTACAATATGGACCTCATGCATTTCCTGTTTGGCAGTATACTGGTCATTGGCAACAGTGATCTGATGCTGATCATGGGGTTGGACCTTCTTGTTATCGTCGTTGTGCTGATGTTTTACAAACAGTTTGTGGCGGTATCTTTCGATGAAGAATTCGCGCGGTTACGTGGAGTCAACGTGGAACGGTTTTACCTTTTGTTCCTGATTCTGGTGGGATTGACCGTGGTCCTGTTCATCAAGATTGTTGGCGTAATTCTGGTGATAGCCTTGCTGACCCTGCCTGCAGCCATATCCGGTCATTATGTCCGCTCCATGAATAAAATGATGGTGATTGCGGTCATCTGTGGGATGGTGTTCACTTCAAGTGGTTTGTACGCATCCTATACCTATGACCTCCCTACCGGTTCCATGATTGTTGTGATAGCCGGAATTACTTACTTCTTATCTCTCGCCGGTTGTGCCTTGATGCGGCGAACACCCCTGCGTTAA
- a CDS encoding ABC transporter ATP-binding protein yields the protein MTDPIVIQEVSFSYNGPPVLERVNLTVPSGEFLGLVGPNGSGKSTLLKLILGVLKPQIGDIKLFGKSPEQGRGRIGYMPQIAQFARDFPISVEETVLLGRLGKTSAFGFFRKRDKDIAMQAMREVEVENLRKRPIGTLSGGQLQRVLIARALAGEPDLLILDEPTANIDMRKEEDIFDLLQKLNERVTILVVSHDIGFISKYIHRVACLNRTLQVHKTTEITNDILQGMYEHPVHLVAHQHPPYEGH from the coding sequence ATGACCGACCCGATTGTTATACAAGAAGTATCTTTCAGTTATAACGGACCTCCTGTTCTGGAGCGCGTTAATCTCACAGTTCCTTCCGGAGAGTTTCTGGGACTTGTCGGCCCCAATGGTAGCGGCAAGAGTACTTTGCTCAAGCTGATTCTGGGTGTTCTGAAACCGCAAATTGGTGACATAAAACTGTTTGGGAAATCTCCCGAGCAGGGACGGGGTCGTATAGGCTACATGCCTCAGATCGCGCAGTTCGCACGCGATTTTCCGATCAGCGTAGAAGAAACGGTGCTGCTGGGTCGACTGGGCAAGACTTCCGCCTTTGGTTTTTTCCGCAAGCGTGACAAGGACATCGCCATGCAGGCGATGCGCGAAGTCGAAGTTGAGAACCTGCGCAAGCGGCCTATCGGAACACTTTCCGGTGGCCAGTTGCAGCGCGTTCTGATTGCCCGTGCTCTGGCCGGTGAGCCGGACCTTCTCATTCTCGATGAACCCACTGCCAACATCGATATGAGAAAAGAAGAAGATATTTTCGATCTTCTTCAAAAATTAAATGAGCGGGTGACGATCCTTGTGGTGTCGCATGACATCGGATTCATCTCTAAGTACATTCACCGGGTTGCCTGCCTCAACCGCACACTGCAGGTACACAAGACCACCGAAATCACCAACGACATCCTGCAAGGCATGTATGAACACCCGGTTCATCTGGTGGCGCATCAGCATCCCCCCTATGAAGGCCATTGA